A segment of the Haemorhous mexicanus isolate bHaeMex1 chromosome 3, bHaeMex1.pri, whole genome shotgun sequence genome:
GACTGGCACTTGGAGCAGAGTCCATTGTTAGCCTGAAAAATTCCCTCACCATTCACTTTCTTTCACCTTTTTCACTTGGAGCTGGGACATAGCCATGTTTTGGGTGAGGCACAGGAATGGTGGCATCACAAGGGTGTTCCAGAAACTGATTTACTCACTGGGCACATGCTGGGGCCCCATTGACTTCTATTAGCCAGACCTTCAGTTCCTCATCCACCATGAAGTCAAAGCCAAAGAGCTGGAAGCTCTGGTAGTGAAGATGCTTCGTGCTGATTGCAGGCTCTATACACATAAGGCAGCTTCTGTGAAGGGAGAAACAGGAACTCAGGGTTAAGGCTGCTGTGGACACGTTAAATAAGAGGGGTTGCCCTGGAACTCCCCCAAATTACAATTTATGTCCAACACATGCTATGGTAACCAGGTCCAAGCAAGTGAGATCCTGTGAAAATCCATGCGGGGACACCCCTGAGTTAACTCACAAAGAGCTCACCACAGGGTCAGGCAAGCTGAAAAACATGATGTGCAATGCCACAAAGGGCTGCAGCAGGTCCCCAGGGAACTGCCACTGGATGCTCATTTGCCTTCAAATGTTTATGCCACATTTATCCCTCAAAGTTTATCCCTCAAAGTTTATGCCACATCTTTATAGTGCAACTAACAGCAATGGGGTACTGGCAAAGCAAATTCCTTCATGAAGGACTGCTTTGTCAAGACCTGGAttctctgcagcactgagatCTCTCTCCAGGCACTTTCTATGCCCAGGAAGAACTGGCTCTTGGGGACTGAGTAAGATGACCTAGGCAacagccatgtgctgctgctggctgatgGAGGGAGAAGCATCCAGAGTCTGTACACTTGAGTTCAGCTTCACTTCCCCTCTATCACCTTTATGCCTCTCTCAATCTCAGCCTCTCCCAGGCCTGTCTTTTGaccttctctcttcccttttcaCTCTATCCTTCTCCAGCCACAGCTGGCAAAAAGCAGAGACATGAACACATACCATTGAGGCAACAGCACTTATGGAGGTGCTTTCTCATTGAGCAGTGACATGGGGGTATTTATAGCCTTATCCTAAATTTCTGCAATTGAAACCCTTTCCTTCTTGCTCTGcttccccagctgtgtccaTACACACTCCCTGTCGGCTTTtgctctcctcagcagcaggcagctggctACCTTATTATGTGTTTGATTTGCAGTAAGATGCTATTCTCAAGCGTTGTGTTCAGGGCATCCATCAGATACTGGTTGAACTCCTCGAAGAACATTTCATTCCCTTCCTCATACCGCCCATAGTTTTTGGAATATTCCTTCTGAATGCAGTGATTGGTCAAGTGGCAGGTTTTGTCCTGGAAGTTAGCACTGTTATATGGTTCTGAAGAGGTCCGCAGGACACCCTCTCTGTAGAGGTAGATATTATATTGATGATCCACGAGaacccagctcctgggggaaCAAACAGGAGAACAAACTCTAGTCTCAGTGGCTCCCAAAGAAACAGCATGAACAAGAAAACTGGTATTACAAAGGCAGAAAAGGTTACCTGATGTCAAACTTGCGATGCCCTGGCTCTAAAAGCAGAGGATTCTCCAGGTATTTCTGAATCACGTGCACTTGTCCCTGCTCATCAATGAAGTCCAGGAGCTCTGAAGCCTCTGAAGAAATCAGGAtcccttcccctggcacagaAAGTTGGAGAGAAAATTAAGTAGAGGAACTTTCTACCTTTTTTGGAGCTTTTTCAGGCCCCAAGTGGCTCATTAGCCCAAAAAGCAACATGCAAGAACCTGTGGCCCCAGGGTCAGCCAGTGCCcaagcagtgccacagccactcCATGGGAATGAATCTGTGGAGGGATCTCTTTCTTGCTAGCCCCAGAAACCAGGCCTGCTGcaaatgggaatcaaggggaGCTGACAGGGCATGGCCTGCCTGGGGTATGTCTGCAGAGGGGTGGCTGCTGAGGTGTGAGGAGATGCACAGCAGACAGGGACCTGGGCAAGCAGTGAGGCAGCTGCTTGGCTTGGGGGCATTCTGgtttcttttacttctttttctttcttcctatcTAGGCTTGGCAGGGGtaggaggatgtggtggtgcTTGTATTTGGCACCACCACAAATTGacaaatttggttttgtttttcctggttttcagcAGTTTAGAGACAACAGGGAGTTTGGCACATTTTCTGTAAAGATTTTTgcccttcttttttatttggtgAGGGAGGTTTGTCAGGTCTTTATCCAAGACTCAagactttcttttcctgtctggCTTCTCTGACTGCCAGAGGCAGTCACACATGCACACTTGTGCAGTGTTGCCGTGCTCACTGAATTCATTTAAGTTATTATTAAAATCATTGCTGAATAAGGAAAAGTACTATTTTAAATTGCTCATCCATGTACTCAGTGTTCCTGCTATGGAAGCTCTTCATTAAAGAAATGAACTGTGCCATTTAAACACTCCCACATTTTGGTGAAGCTGTCACTGTTCATCTCTTGCAAGAGTCCAAATACAAACTTCTGTTGCAGAGCACTGAAGAGAGACCATTTTCCTTCTGGGATTTCATAAAGGAATGGCATGGTGTCAGAGGGATAAGCCAGCTCAGGTAAAGTTATCAAACCCTCCTCTGGCACTATGCCCATTCTTGAGGTATTAGTTTTCTGGATTACACCTGATTACTTAGTCTTAATTTTGTGCTGAGTGTTTTTGAAGAAATACtgtgcaaaaaacccccactctTCAAGGGGGCATCATAGGGGTAATAGAGGTTCGAAGCACAGGCAGGGTTTGACAGGATCATCCAATGAAAAATGCTCCTAGCTGTGATTTCTGAAGGTTGctgtcagcacagccctgcaggtaCTCCCACTGCTGCATCCTCTGCTCAGCTTTCCAGCTCTACGTCTTCCCATTCATCCCAGCACCCTCCACTGAAAGGAAGTCTGAAATCAAAGCATCTTTCTCACCCATGATTTACACAGAGAGCAAGATTTTTTAGtgtcctgctcacagcagagcaAGGCAGAACCTTGCACTGGCACAACTTCAGGATGTGCactggggaaaggagggaaacaACATCCCTAagccagcaaagctgctgcagtggggagATCAGCAGGCACCTGTTCCACACTGGACAGATGGCAAACCAAGGGGAGGGTCAGCTTGACTGTGCACCCAGGCAGCAAAGCAGCTTATGTGGGGCAGCTGccaaagaaaacaccaaaacctCCAGCCACAGTTGCAAACCCTTAAAACGTTTGAGTGAGGGCATCCTAAACCTTGAATTTTCCTGTTACTGATGGATGACTAAGCTTCTGTTAGACCTGTCCCAAGACAAGGGCTGTGCCTGAGCTGTATCTGTCTTGGTAATTAGCAGGAACAAGCTTTCTTCTTCATCAGAAGTAATCCCCAGAAGTATAAAACTTCCCTCTAGAAGATTACCATAAGACTCTGCTTTCCACTTTAATTTGCAGCAGCACAGCGATGAATACAAAAGGCTACTCTGCTTTAGTGCAGAAAAGATGGGATCACATGTGCAAGAAGTATCTGAAGAGTCTGaacctgctcagcctgcagcagacCACAGCAACTGCTGCTCCAAATGCCCagatggatttttttgctgGTTTACCCCACAGAAACACATTCTTGCACTGGCATAACAAAAGGACGCATCTTCCCTTTGTTCCTGACGAAAACAAGGATACTCTTCCAATTCTTCTtggtgacacagccaggagagcagaacAGAGAGGGAAGCTGGTGTAAAGGACAGTTTTATGGTGcagcctccctgcagccagctctggcttTCACATTCTCTTTTTTGTGAGGCTGCGTGCAAAGTGACTCTGCAAACATGAGTAATACATGTGGATTTGCTCTCTCTGAAAAGACCAGGTCCTTcctcaggctgggctctgctgcacacaTGGCAAGGTAAGTTTTTAAACACAGCCATTCTAACAATGTGCCCATGACAACACCTTAACTGACAGAGAGCACACAGTTACCAAAGCACTGCATTTATAGCTGTGTCCAGCTACCTCACAGCTCCTTATTTCTGCAGAGCGAGTGATGGAATGACCCTGGAACAAGGAAGGACACCTTATCACTTGGATATCTATTGTCCTATTCAGATTaaatggacagacagacactgcATTGATTGTCTTTGCTCTGGTACCTTCCCCTGAGGCTTGGATGCAATTGTGACGTACTGAGCTCGTGGCTGCTCACTGTGACCAAGGGCAGGCCACTGGCACCAGGCACATGAGTCTGGCTGAAAGACAAGCAGGATTTCCACCCAGGAGAAGGCAAGTTAAGCTGCAGCATGAGGAGTTGGGCTCCTTGCCCTTGAAGGCTACTGTCCTGCCTGCTGACTGCCTCCCTGTATCCTGTTCTGCTCCCTCTAACCTGCTCTCCACATTCCTCCCACTTGCTGGtcactgctgccttctccccacAAGCACGTTCCCACAGTCTGAGGTGCATGGGTAGAGAAGTGGAGGCCCTTTCACTGCTGTGCATGTCCTAGGTAGCACATTCACACCGCACTGCTTGTCTGGCATGGCCAGCGAAACCCTTCACAGACACACAAGCTTGGCTCAGTCAAACCCTGTGACCCTACAGGTCATGTAAAAAGAGTGAGGAATAATGAGaaacagctcctggtgctggagaACGAACCTTTGGCACCGGCTGAGGACTTGGCTATCCACACGTTGCCCTCTTTGCCTTCCCGCCGCCTGTTGTAAGATGCCAGGAACACTTCCCGCTCATCTGTCCTCGAGTTGATGATGAGATGACGAATTCCATTCTGGGCTGGAGCCACCGGGGTCTTCAAATTTGTTGGGTAAATCACATACGACTCAGGGAACCAGGTGCAGGACTCTGACAGCTCAGGGCTTGTCTTGATTAGCCTGGGTGAAGAGAGACAGGCTGTTAATCTCCAGTGTCCCCACCTGCATGGGCCTTATTTAATAAGGAAAAATCATCATTAACTGGGCTCTTTTGCTTGATGATGAATAGCAGCTTATGCATAGTCTGTGCTAAATTATCCTGTTTTTCTTAGACCCTTGAAATTAGGTTTTCCTAAAGATATCATGGCAACCCCAGCCCACAGCAAAGCAGTACTCTTTGAACCAGAACCTGCATGCTTTCATTAAACATTTTACTGACACCATGGATATCATGAAACTAACAGCTGAGAAGTTTCCACATAACTAAAGCTGGGGCTGCATTCCCTGCATCATCTCTGCACAAGGGAACTGAGGAGGACTTTTTGCTGACATAGCTCAGGGCAGGAAGGATGCTGTGATCacagctggaaaaaggaaagccaGAGCAGTAATGCTGTCTGTGCTTAGCCCTTGATCCCATTCCCACTGAGATAGGACCAGATGTCCCAGCTGTGTATGAAGGCCACTGGGAAGCCACAGAAAGAAAGGGCACAGTTACATGTTTTGCATCCCAAGGTGTCTGGAATCCCTTGGGCACATCTCTCCTACCAGACTGGAGACAGCAGCAAATTCCTGTTAGCAGAGCCCAGGCCTGTTTTCTTCCAAAGTCAAGGGAGCTGCCTGCCTCTCCAAATGCCTGTGCTTTGCTTAAAGCCAAAAGTAAAGTTCATGAGGTGCTGACTCTCTGTGCATTTGTGCCTCTCTGCTGAGATGGCAATAAGTCAGTGGCACGTTGGGAGCCTTGAGGAATGTCATTTGTTGTCCTGTGGGTTCCTAAGTAGCTTGATGCATGGTTGACCCTACAGTTAAGAAGGTCAGCCAAGCTGCAGGATATAAAAACAGGAGTGCAAGTGCTTTCAGCACTCCAGGTAACAGGCTGAAGAGGAATTGATCTGAGGAATGCTCTAAGTGCTTGTTTAAAAATACTCTGCCACTTTCtgacaaacaccatcaccactgCCAGGAAATAACTGGGAAGAGGCTCTttgcagaggaaggagaggccTTGGATCAGCACACACAGTCTGCAGGACTGCATTAGTGAGAGGCAGCACAGACTGTAATGGGCAATCAAATTGCTGAAGGAGACCAGGAGCTCTGACATCAAGATACTCTAGTGGGAGCAGAGTTTGCACAGGGACAGGGTTATTTACCGTGAAAGTTCATCCACATTTCCCCAGGAGACCCTGGCATGGCAGGTCATGCAGAAATAACTCCCAGAACTCTTCCTGGAGATGTCTCCAAGCATTTGGTTGACCAACAAATCTGATTAGCTAAAGGCACATTAGTGTCTCTTCTCTGTATGAAACagagaataaaaggaaaatgttttaattatatGTCTACAAGGAAAAAGAGCAGATTcgtttgggtttcttttccattttgatttagCTCTAATCTGATTCAATACACTCCATGGTTTCAAGTAGATACAACTCAGTGGAAATGGCATTTCCCCTGAGGTTACAGAGAGGCCTTTGTGCACACAAACAGCTCTAAAGACCAGCCCAGGAGTCTGAAGAGAGCACATGCTAGGGcactcccagggcagctgttgTGTGAAATACCCTCCAAACAGGTTCAACACTCAGCAAGGGTTACAAGAGAAGTTTCTGCCAAGCCCATCTAACATTTCAGTGAATTTCTTACTTCACCAGAGATGCTTTGCGGCACAGCTTGTCTGCTCCTCTGTAGTAATTCACCAGCTGCACAAGTCCAGGTTCATGGCCTAAGAAGGGGAAACAGAGGTCAGACAAACTCCTCAATGAACAAAGGCAAAACAGCTGCTTGGTGCAAAGGACCTGTgcagtaggggaaaaaaaggaggctgTTTCCTTGCCCTGCATTACAGAAACAGGTTGTAAACTGGTACTGGCCTCTGTGGTTTCTTTCATTTAGTTACAAAAACCATGCAGTTACCCACTTGTTTTTAATCTGACACATCCATcttgcaaaggaaaataatttttttctaattcacACTGGGAACTGGCAGGTGTTCTCCATCTGCTGGTGTAAGCTTTTAAGAACCAAGATTTCAGTTACTCTTAAATACAGGTGGAGAATGCAGGGAAACACAGCCTGACACAGAGATCACAGCTTAGCAAAGGgccttttttctttgtcatgTACAGCACGACTCTCTCTTGGGCCTGATACCACAAAACACTGGGAAACACTGAAAGACTTGGAGTCTTGCTTGTTTCTAGCAGTTTGTAACAAGACCTGTGGGATACCTGAGGTGAGAAGGAACGTCTGGGAGTCTCTGCTCCAACCTCTTGTCCAAAGTCTGAGTATCTCTAAAGATAGATACTGACTTCTCTAAGTCCTTGTCCCAGTGCTTGGCTGCCAACCTGTGCCCCCTTGACTAGACTGGCGGCCCTTCCTATAGTAACTCCAGATATTTAAGCCTTTCTTGAACTGGGAAGTCCCAAACTGGCCCCAGTATCCAGCTGTGGCCCCAGCACTGACAGTGCTAAGCAGAGGGGCATCTCCTTACCAACACTGGACTCCACACCACAGCCTGCCTGCCTTCTCCTTTTCACACAACAGAAACACTTGTGCTCAGCTGGAAGCTCTCTGAGAGGGACCAGAATCCTGAAAAAGGATTTAGGGTTTTACTTATGCTCCTTGGTGTCTGCCTGGGAAAAAAGGCCTGGAGCAAACACCACCTTAAACACCAGGCAGCTGCAAGATCACAGAGAGTGAATATCTATTTTCAGCCTGAAAGTCATTTCCCTGACCTGGGTCACTTTTATTCACAAATCTTTAAATGCAAGATAGCTGAAAACCATCCTGCAGAAAAGATCAGTAACTTCAGGCACTTCAAGGTGCATCCAGCATAGGTAGggttttttactgaaaagaaaataaacccctCAAATTTCCTTCTGGTTCCCCAGTTTATCCTGGGGAGATGCATCCTCACTGGGCTCCTGAGCATTGCCATGGAGCAGTGGGCTGCAACATTGGGTGGGTGGCCAGCAAAGAGGGACCACAAGGCAGGAAGGGAAACTTCTGGAGCACGTTGTGAGGTCTGCAGCATGCATTTAGTGGGATTAAAAAGATGCCAAGGCACTGACCAAAGTGGCAATCCTCTCCTGgtcagcagagcacagagcccagcatcCCCCGGTACATGAGGCCTCTGCagcctcttcctcctttccatCCCCTCAGCACAAACTGCTTTTCTCCTAGATGAGGACACAGTTAAGGGTGCAATCCCCCAGGAATTAGGTTATcagtgagagctgcagaggtccctgcagctgggcagaaGCAGTGGTGCATGCTGAGAGTCCCCACTTCTCTCCATGATCCAGCTCAGGCCCTGAGTAATGCAAATCCCTACAGTTCCCTGAATTAATGTCTGCTTTCACTGAGTAGAGCCCTTAGGAAAACCAAGCCAGCTTTGATGCAACAGTTGCTCAGGAAGACGAACCAAAGAAGACAGAGCTTTTTGGAAAATGCACCAAAATAACCATGTTATTTTTGGTCTGACTCTACTGATTTCAAGCAACCAGTTCCTGCTACAGGAGGATGGTTTAAAGATGACAGTGCCAAAGCATGGCCCCTCTCCATGGGTCATAGACATGGCTGTGAGAAatgatttgggattttgggcatCCCATGGCAACACATGCTGAAGGCCTCAGGGAAAACCTTCCATCACCCCAGGACACTTTTAGAAGATGAAAGGGCTCACTTTGAGATGGTCACAAGCCCACCATAGCTGGATGTGCTGTGCATGCCCACTCTCAAGGAACTGCACTCGTTCTGCAATGAGGCCTGAGGTCCTCCATGCTGGGCAAGTTAAAGCACAGGTctgcctgctgtgcctgctgcaagCACATGTGAGCATCCTCACTGCCTGAGCCTCTCCTGgtgcttccctgcctgctgcagacacCAGGAGGTGACCAGATGGCACTGCCATGTGATGGGGACTTTCCACTCACAAATGTGGAGGAGACAAGGGAGAGGTGCTGGAACTGGTGACTTGCAAATTGTTAAGAGCAGTCAGAGATAGGTCTCTGCTGCAAGAAAAGGGCTGCAAAGCCATCTTGCACCAGAGCTGCTTGAGTGAGGGGGCTCTGCCTCTTCTGATGTTTCTGCAGCCAGAAGCAGTGCTGCAAAACCACCCCAGAGAGAAAGAAACCAGGGCCAAGATGACAGTGCAGCCCCGCTCCCTGCCACGCCCTGCAACACTGCCAGTGCCTGGTGTGGCTCTCCTGATCGTGGGcactctccctccctgctcctgggctctgcaccATCCAGCGGGGCAGCGGGCCAGGGTGGCTGTGCCATGGGGCAGCAGCGAGCATGGAAGGCAGGGGACAAGCCTACACAGGGCAGCTCCCAAAGCCCTGAGTGGTGGCAGGGCGACAGTGGGGGTCAGGCAGCAGGGGAAAAGGTGGTGGGGCAGGGGTTATAGGGAGCCCTACACACAGAGCCTCTGGAATTACCCACACCCCGCTCCAGGCAGGGAGAGTGCCG
Coding sequences within it:
- the TTL gene encoding tubulin--tyrosine ligase, with the protein product MYTFVVRDEGSSVYTEVSRLLLASGQWRRLRRDNPRFNLMLGERNRLPFGRLGHEPGLVQLVNYYRGADKLCRKASLVKLIKTSPELSESCTWFPESYVIYPTNLKTPVAPAQNGIRHLIINSRTDEREVFLASYNRRREGKEGNVWIAKSSAGAKGEGILISSEASELLDFIDEQGQVHVIQKYLENPLLLEPGHRKFDIRSWVLVDHQYNIYLYREGVLRTSSEPYNSANFQDKTCHLTNHCIQKEYSKNYGRYEEGNEMFFEEFNQYLMDALNTTLENSILLQIKHIIRSCLMCIEPAISTKHLHYQSFQLFGFDFMVDEELKVWLIEVNGAPACAQKLYAELCQGIVDVAISSVFPLSDTGQKMNQSSSIFIKL